The following nucleotide sequence is from Bradyrhizobium roseum.
TCCTGTCGCGCAAGGAGGCGACCGAGGTCTTCGTGACCCGCGCGCAGCTTCGCCGCGTGCTGGCGGTATTCGTGCCGACGCTGCTGTTTTGCCTCGCCATGCAGTTTCTCGGGCTCTATGTCGCGAGCTTCCTGCTGATCGCCGGCTTCATGCGGGTCGTCGGCAAGATCGCGCTGTGGAAATCGCTGCTCACCGCCTTCGTATTCACCGCCGTGATGTTCGTGACTTTCGACGTCGCCTTTGACGTCATCATGCCAAAGGGCCCGCTCGAAGCGGCGCTCGGCCGCTAGTCAAGGTTCGTATGACTTCTTCCGTTGCGAGCGCAGCGAAGCAGTCGATGGTGCCACAAGGGAAGTGTGGATTGCTTCGTCGCTTCGTTCCTCGCAATGACGAAATACCTGGGATGGTCTGATGGAAGCGCTTGGCCTCTTGATGCACGGTTTTGCCGTGCTGCTGACGTGGAAGACGCTGCTCTTGATGATGCTCGGGCTCGTGCTCGGCATCTTTGTCGGCGTGCTGCCCGGCCTCGGCGGTCCCAACGGCGTCGCGATCCTGCTGCCGCTGACCTTCACGATGGACCCGACTTCGGCGATCGTGATGCTGTCCTGCATTTATTGGGGCGCGCTGTTCGGCGGCGCCATCACCTCGATCCTGTTCAACATCCCCGGCGAAGCGTGGTCGGTGGCGACGACGTTCGACGGCTATCCGATGGCGCAGCAGGGCAAAGCGGCGGAAGCGCTGACCGCGGCGTTCACCTCCTCATTCATCGGCTCGCTGGTCGCTGTCATGCTGATCACCTTCCTGGCGCCGATGATCTCGTCCTTCGCGTTGAAATTCGGACCGCCGGAATTCTTCTCGGTATATCTGCTGACGTTCTGTTCCTTTGTCGGCCTCGGCCGTGAAGCCAAGCACAAGACGGTCATTTCGATGTCGCTCGGCCTGTTGCTCGCCGGCATCGGCATGGACACCGTGTCCGGCCAGTTGCGCATGACTTTCGGTTCGTCGGAACTGCTGCGCGGCGTCAACTTCCTCGTCGCCGTCATTGGCCTGTTCGGTATCAGCGAAATTCTGCTGACCATGGAGGAGCGGCTGGCGCTGCGGGGGCATGCCGCCGGCATTTCACTGCGCGTGGTGCTGTCGGTCTGGAAAGACCTGCCGAAATACTGGGTGACGCTGTTCCGTTCCTCTTTCATCGGCTGCTGGCTCGGCATCACGCCGGGCGGCGCGATCGCCGCGTCCTTCATGGGCTACAATCTCGCCAAACGTTTCTCCAAGGACCCGGACAGTTTTGGCAAGGGCCGCATCGAGGGCGTGTTCGCGCCGGAGACGGCGGCACATGCCTCCGGCACCGCAGCGCTGCTGCCGATGCTGGCGCTCGGCATTCCCGGCTCCGGCACCGCGGCGATCCTGCTCGGCGGGTTGATGGTGTGGGGCCTCAACCCCGGGCCGCTGCTGTTCGTCGAGCACAAGGACTTCGTCTGGGGCCTGATCGCGTCGATGTATCTCGGCAACGTCGTCGGCCTCGTGCTGGTGCTGACGACGGTGCCGATCTTTGCTTCCATCCTGCGGGTGCCGTTCGCGGCGGTGGCGCCGATGATCGTGGTGTCCTGCGCGATCGGCGCCTATGCGATCCAGAACGCGATGTTCGACATCTGGCTGATGCTGGGCTTTGGCGTGGTCGGTTACGTCTTCAAGAAGATCGGCATTCCGCTGGCGCCGTTCACGCTGGCGCTGGTGCTCGGCAACCGCGCCGAGGATGCGTTCCGCCTGTCGATGATCGGCTCCGGCGGCGACCTGAAGGTGTTCTGGTCGAACGGACTGGTCGGCTCGATCACGACGCTGGCGATCGTGCTGCTGTTCTGGCCCGTGATCGACAAGGCGTTCGGCAGCGTGTCGCGCATGCTACGGCCGGCGCGGGCGTAGCGTTTCATCATTGCCTTCACCGGTCTACATCTTGTGTCTAAGAATCGAGCAGGCCCC
It contains:
- a CDS encoding tripartite tricarboxylate transporter TctB family protein, producing MSNTDIEIVVEDPTAPEADSPAVTSVRAVDVIVSLLLLALASTLGYDNWRTGAGWESTGPQAGYFPFYLSVILAGASLYGLVAAFLSRKEATEVFVTRAQLRRVLAVFVPTLLFCLAMQFLGLYVASFLLIAGFMRVVGKIALWKSLLTAFVFTAVMFVTFDVAFDVIMPKGPLEAALGR
- a CDS encoding tripartite tricarboxylate transporter permease gives rise to the protein MEALGLLMHGFAVLLTWKTLLLMMLGLVLGIFVGVLPGLGGPNGVAILLPLTFTMDPTSAIVMLSCIYWGALFGGAITSILFNIPGEAWSVATTFDGYPMAQQGKAAEALTAAFTSSFIGSLVAVMLITFLAPMISSFALKFGPPEFFSVYLLTFCSFVGLGREAKHKTVISMSLGLLLAGIGMDTVSGQLRMTFGSSELLRGVNFLVAVIGLFGISEILLTMEERLALRGHAAGISLRVVLSVWKDLPKYWVTLFRSSFIGCWLGITPGGAIAASFMGYNLAKRFSKDPDSFGKGRIEGVFAPETAAHASGTAALLPMLALGIPGSGTAAILLGGLMVWGLNPGPLLFVEHKDFVWGLIASMYLGNVVGLVLVLTTVPIFASILRVPFAAVAPMIVVSCAIGAYAIQNAMFDIWLMLGFGVVGYVFKKIGIPLAPFTLALVLGNRAEDAFRLSMIGSGGDLKVFWSNGLVGSITTLAIVLLFWPVIDKAFGSVSRMLRPARA